From a region of the Brevibacterium siliguriense genome:
- a CDS encoding oxidoreductase, whose translation MTAPIGFGIPDLTGRTALITGANSGLGRVAARVLAGRGAHVVLAVRNRAKGEAAAKTMPGSTEVRDLDLADLSSVRDFAAGFTEPVDLLINNAGIMIPPLYRTVDGFESQFGTNHLGHFALTNLLLPQVRERVVTVASIAHRFGTIDFDDLQWERRGYRPMAAYGQSKLANLLFVSELQRRLSERSSSVIATAAHPGLAATNLFGSSDDGSFDTRVSRAFTRVVAQSEQDGARPTLCAAVADLPGGSYVGPTGPFEIRGKPGFASRSSKSTDTEVARRLWAVSEELTGVGLAEV comes from the coding sequence ATGACTGCTCCGATCGGCTTCGGCATCCCAGACCTGACCGGGCGCACGGCTCTCATCACCGGCGCGAACAGCGGACTCGGCCGGGTCGCTGCCCGGGTTCTGGCGGGCAGGGGCGCTCATGTCGTCTTGGCCGTGCGCAATCGCGCGAAGGGCGAAGCCGCCGCCAAGACGATGCCCGGCAGCACCGAGGTGCGCGACCTCGACCTCGCCGACCTGTCCTCGGTCCGCGACTTCGCGGCAGGCTTCACCGAACCGGTCGATCTCCTCATCAACAATGCCGGGATCATGATCCCGCCCCTGTACAGGACCGTCGACGGGTTCGAATCGCAGTTCGGGACGAACCACCTCGGCCATTTCGCGCTGACGAATCTGCTGCTCCCGCAGGTGCGTGAGCGCGTCGTCACCGTCGCCTCCATCGCCCACCGTTTCGGCACGATCGATTTCGACGATCTCCAGTGGGAGCGCCGAGGGTATCGGCCGATGGCCGCCTATGGTCAGTCGAAGCTGGCGAACCTGCTCTTCGTCTCCGAACTCCAGCGCCGGCTGTCCGAGCGGTCATCCTCGGTGATCGCGACGGCCGCCCACCCGGGGTTGGCGGCGACGAACCTCTTCGGCTCCAGCGATGACGGTTCCTTCGACACCCGAGTCAGCCGTGCGTTCACCCGCGTGGTCGCGCAGAGCGAGCAGGATGGGGCACGGCCGACGCTGTGCGCCGCCGTCGCCGATCTGCCCGGGGGCAGCTATGTCGGTCCGACCGGTCCGTTCGAGATCCGAGGAAAACCGGGATTCGCGTCCCGGTCGTCGAAATCCACCGACACCGAGGTGGCCCGTCGCCTGTGGGCCGTGTCCGAAGAGCTGACAGGTGTCGGATTAGCGGAGGTGTGA
- a CDS encoding acyl-CoA dehydrogenase family protein: MTATTTDTTFDPSDLLDLAGLLTDDELALRARVREFVDERIRPNIADWYEGAIFPTEIVREMGELGLLGMHLQGYGCPGRSAVEYGLAALELEAGDSGLRTFVSVQGSLAMSAIHKFGSEEQKNRYLPGMAKGEIIGCFGLTEPTAGSDPASMATTATRNADGSWTLNGAKRWIGLASIADIAVIWAATDDGIRGFLVPTDTPGFTATPITQKLSMRASIQCDIDLTNVELPAEAVLPDVTGLKGPFSCLNEARYGIMWGAMGAARDSFEAALDYAQNRLQFDKPLTAYQITQEKLVNMALEIQKGTLLAIRTGRLKDAGTLEPVQISVGKLNNCREAIAICREARTMLGGNGITLEYSPLRHANNLESVRTYEGTDEVHTLILGRYITGQQAFR; encoded by the coding sequence ATGACCGCAACCACCACAGACACCACCTTCGACCCCTCCGACCTGCTCGACCTCGCCGGACTTCTCACCGACGACGAGCTGGCCCTGCGTGCGCGAGTGAGAGAATTCGTCGACGAGCGGATCCGCCCGAACATCGCCGACTGGTACGAAGGCGCGATCTTCCCGACCGAGATCGTGCGTGAGATGGGTGAGCTCGGCCTCCTCGGCATGCACCTGCAGGGGTACGGCTGCCCGGGACGCTCCGCCGTCGAATACGGACTCGCGGCACTCGAACTCGAAGCCGGCGATTCGGGACTGCGCACATTCGTCTCCGTCCAGGGATCGCTGGCGATGTCGGCCATCCACAAATTCGGCTCCGAGGAGCAGAAGAACCGCTACCTGCCCGGAATGGCCAAGGGCGAGATCATCGGCTGCTTCGGACTGACCGAGCCCACCGCCGGATCCGACCCCGCCTCGATGGCCACCACCGCAACACGTAACGCCGACGGGTCCTGGACGCTCAACGGCGCCAAGCGATGGATCGGCCTGGCCTCGATAGCCGATATCGCGGTCATCTGGGCCGCCACCGACGACGGCATCCGCGGCTTCCTCGTGCCCACCGACACCCCCGGTTTCACCGCCACCCCGATCACGCAGAAGCTGTCGATGCGCGCGTCCATCCAGTGCGATATCGACCTGACGAACGTGGAATTGCCCGCCGAGGCGGTCCTGCCGGATGTCACGGGACTGAAGGGGCCGTTCTCCTGCCTCAACGAGGCCCGGTACGGAATCATGTGGGGCGCCATGGGCGCGGCCCGCGACTCCTTCGAAGCGGCACTCGACTACGCCCAGAACCGCCTCCAGTTCGACAAGCCGCTCACCGCTTACCAGATCACTCAGGAGAAGCTGGTGAACATGGCCCTCGAGATCCAGAAGGGCACTCTCCTGGCCATCCGGACCGGACGGCTCAAGGACGCCGGCACACTCGAACCCGTTCAGATCTCTGTCGGCAAACTCAACAACTGCCGCGAAGCCATCGCCATCTGCCGCGAGGCCCGGACGATGCTCGGCGGCAACGGCATCACCCTCGAATACTCACCGCTGCGGCACGCGAACAACCTCGAGTCCGTGCGCACCTACGAAGGCACCGACGAGGTCCACACCCTCATCCTCGGTCGCTACATCACCGGCCAGCAGGCATTCCGCTGA
- a CDS encoding LysR family transcriptional regulator has protein sequence MEFRQVTAFLAVAEELHFGRAAERLHIAQPALSQMIRALEKDLDVDLFERTTRRVRLTPAGEALVEPAAAIGTQVDGARRIARSAQQGLAGRVRIGFGGTSGYSILSRLAREVGQRHPGISLDLQPQMYCGEAAIALRDGEMDLAIISPPVPAGVEVHVIRQESVMIAMPSEHELAERESVSMSELAGQPFISYAPSHGSQVREVMMRLADDVGFLPQVVQEAPDPYSLLALVGAQVGLAVVVESSDHIRIDGVRYVRLVEGGDSFTLALGWRRNNPSEALARVLDIIRTDFPSPITT, from the coding sequence ATGGAATTCAGGCAGGTCACGGCGTTCCTCGCCGTCGCCGAGGAACTGCATTTCGGGCGGGCCGCGGAGCGTCTGCACATCGCGCAGCCCGCGCTCAGCCAGATGATCCGCGCGCTCGAGAAGGACCTCGACGTCGACCTGTTCGAGCGGACGACGCGGCGGGTCCGGCTGACTCCGGCGGGCGAGGCGCTCGTCGAACCTGCCGCGGCCATCGGGACCCAGGTGGACGGCGCCCGGCGCATCGCGCGCTCCGCGCAGCAGGGTTTGGCGGGCCGGGTGCGCATCGGATTCGGCGGCACCAGCGGCTACTCCATCCTGTCGCGGCTGGCTCGCGAGGTCGGTCAGCGGCACCCGGGCATCAGCCTCGACCTGCAGCCGCAGATGTACTGCGGAGAGGCCGCGATCGCTCTGCGCGACGGGGAGATGGATCTTGCGATCATCAGCCCGCCGGTGCCGGCCGGAGTCGAGGTCCACGTCATCCGGCAGGAGAGCGTCATGATCGCCATGCCCTCAGAACACGAGCTGGCCGAACGTGAGTCGGTCAGCATGAGCGAGCTCGCCGGTCAGCCGTTCATCTCCTATGCACCGTCGCACGGATCGCAGGTCAGAGAGGTGATGATGCGGCTGGCCGATGACGTCGGCTTCCTCCCGCAGGTCGTCCAGGAGGCACCGGATCCCTACAGTCTTCTGGCGCTCGTCGGCGCGCAGGTCGGCCTGGCCGTCGTCGTCGAGTCCTCGGATCACATCCGCATCGACGGGGTGCGCTATGTTCGCCTCGTCGAGGGCGGGGATTCCTTCACACTCGCCCTCGGCTGGCGCCGGAACAATCCGTCCGAGGCGCTGGCCCGGGTCCTCGACATCATCCGCACCGATTTCCCCTCCCCAATTACTACCTGA
- a CDS encoding IS3 family transposase, with product MVASLKADYPLSLLLSIAGLARSTFFYHQKRFGQRPDPYVQVRARIREIFTDSNERYGHRKIMTVLVKEGLSIAKKTVLRLMQDMGIKTKVRRKRYNSHRGTVGRVAGNVLNRDFTAEEPNEKWVSDVTEFAVADQKLYLSPVIDLFDTSVVSYSMSTSPNTALTNESLIRACQGLRPGQAPLVHTDQGFQYQHVSWAAILAEYGARPSMSRKGNCWDNAVAENFFGQLKSEMFYLQKFDTVEDLKTAIDEYIHWYNFERISTRLGGLAPMEYRTKTANATEAVTALC from the coding sequence ATTGTTGCCAGTCTCAAGGCGGACTACCCACTGTCACTGCTGCTGAGCATTGCGGGGTTGGCGCGGTCGACGTTTTTCTATCACCAGAAACGCTTCGGTCAGAGACCTGACCCGTATGTGCAGGTGAGGGCCCGGATCCGGGAGATCTTCACCGACAGCAACGAACGCTACGGGCACCGCAAGATTATGACTGTCTTGGTCAAAGAGGGCCTGTCGATTGCGAAGAAGACCGTGCTGCGGTTGATGCAGGACATGGGGATCAAGACCAAGGTGCGCCGGAAGCGGTACAACTCCCACCGCGGCACGGTCGGCCGTGTGGCTGGCAATGTCCTCAACCGGGACTTCACTGCTGAGGAACCGAATGAGAAATGGGTCTCTGACGTCACGGAATTCGCTGTGGCGGATCAGAAACTGTATCTGTCACCGGTCATTGATCTCTTCGATACCAGTGTGGTGTCGTACTCGATGTCGACGTCACCGAACACGGCGTTGACGAACGAGTCACTGATCAGGGCATGCCAGGGGCTTCGGCCGGGTCAGGCACCGTTGGTGCACACGGACCAGGGGTTTCAGTACCAGCACGTGTCGTGGGCGGCGATCTTGGCCGAGTATGGTGCACGCCCGTCGATGTCGCGGAAGGGAAATTGTTGGGATAACGCGGTCGCGGAGAACTTCTTCGGGCAATTGAAGTCTGAAATGTTCTATCTGCAGAAGTTCGACACTGTCGAGGACCTCAAGACCGCGATCGATGAGTACATTCACTGGTATAACTTTGAGAGGATCTCGACACGACTTGGCGGTCTTGCTCCGATGGAGTATCGGACCAAGACCGCCAATGCCACAGAGGCCGTAACCGCTCTATGCTGA
- a CDS encoding helix-turn-helix domain-containing protein, protein MRKDCLITNVQARAAIELFDHGYGYAATATKLDVHKPTLKLLHDRWLVRGTISVMEPHQPRRIPAEQKIATAKRYLDGEHKVELAKELGLASSRPILDWVKEYRDKGEDAFTPRKASGKGKTARMRAIDHGQDPDADPAPSKPDVMAKKTRVEDISLAEYRQLQDRLLRAEAENAYLKKLKALRQNGQL, encoded by the coding sequence ATGCGCAAGGACTGTCTGATCACCAACGTCCAAGCCCGTGCCGCGATCGAACTGTTCGACCACGGCTACGGATACGCTGCGACAGCCACGAAGCTCGACGTCCACAAACCCACACTCAAACTCCTCCACGACCGGTGGTTAGTGCGTGGAACAATATCGGTCATGGAACCCCACCAGCCCCGGCGCATACCAGCAGAGCAGAAGATCGCGACCGCGAAGCGATACCTCGACGGTGAACACAAAGTCGAACTCGCCAAGGAACTCGGCCTGGCATCATCGCGACCGATCCTCGACTGGGTCAAGGAATACCGAGACAAGGGCGAGGACGCTTTCACCCCACGCAAAGCATCGGGGAAGGGCAAAACAGCTCGCATGCGCGCGATCGATCACGGGCAGGACCCGGATGCCGACCCGGCACCGTCGAAGCCGGATGTGATGGCGAAGAAGACTCGGGTCGAGGACATCAGCCTGGCCGAGTACCGGCAGTTACAAGACCGGCTGCTGCGGGCGGAAGCGGAGAACGCGTACTTAAAAAAACTGAAGGCCTTGAGGCAGAACGGGCAGCTGTAA
- a CDS encoding class I SAM-dependent methyltransferase: MALSPDLSDYAAKMRWLTHSGVDLEVAARFVDMLAPREATILDIGCGIGNTVAALRSAGHLAFGIDPNPEVLQVASELFAPTWFRQLSAEELPSETLEGHQLPKTFDLILMSGNVPAFLTEAELLTTFAAADELLKTGGRLIVGTTTHRRGGPADLDHYAARTSLRLEHRYADWHLGTFDADSPWSVSVYSAHGSRRTTEGPDGIHVLPPQLTLPAT, from the coding sequence GTGGCTCTTTCGCCTGACCTTTCTGACTACGCCGCAAAGATGCGCTGGCTGACGCATTCGGGTGTCGACCTCGAAGTCGCGGCTCGGTTCGTCGACATGCTGGCACCCCGCGAGGCGACCATCCTCGACATCGGCTGCGGCATCGGCAACACGGTCGCGGCGCTGCGCTCAGCCGGGCATCTGGCGTTCGGCATCGACCCGAACCCCGAAGTCCTGCAGGTGGCTAGCGAGCTCTTTGCCCCGACTTGGTTCCGGCAGCTATCGGCAGAAGAGCTACCGTCCGAAACGTTGGAGGGTCACCAGCTGCCGAAGACCTTCGATCTCATCCTCATGTCCGGCAACGTGCCCGCCTTTCTCACCGAGGCGGAGCTTTTGACCACGTTCGCAGCAGCCGACGAGCTCTTGAAAACAGGCGGCCGCCTAATCGTCGGAACGACTACTCATCGCCGAGGCGGCCCAGCCGATCTCGACCATTATGCGGCCCGCACATCGCTGAGACTCGAGCACCGTTACGCAGACTGGCACCTCGGCACTTTCGACGCCGACTCACCATGGTCGGTCAGCGTCTATTCAGCTCACGGGTCCCGCCGCACTACCGAGGGCCCCGACGGAATCCACGTACTACCGCCCCAGCTGACCCTCCCTGCTACCTGA
- a CDS encoding aldehyde dehydrogenase family protein: MTTDTTVTDLSTTAAILAAIADPSGREIHDPATGEVVGRTAEGTPADIDAAVSAARKAQPVWAERSSQERSDLLSRAADAIEASAEALAELLSREQGKPLNGPNARFEVGACAAWLRANAAFELEPEVLVDDDETHAELHYKPVGVVGAVGPWNWPMMISVWQFAPSLKMGNTVVLKPSEYTPLSVQALVAVVNQVLPTGVLSVVPGDGAVGAALTSHEDVDKIMFTGSTKTGQAIMRTAADNLARITLELGGNDAGIVLDDADPAQIAGDLFWGAFINTGQTCAAMKRLYVPESLYDQVCQALVEVAGQSPMGVGLEEENVLGPLQNKQQYDIVARLVEAAKNGGARVLLGGDPVADQPGYFYPTTLVADIDNDNPLVSEEQFGPVLPIIKYTDLDQAMEWANELEVGLGSSVWGTDLDACRQVAARLEAGTTWINKHGAVDPRVPFGGVKKSGFGLEFGLEGLKHVSVPQVISW; the protein is encoded by the coding sequence ATGACCACGGACACCACCGTCACCGACCTCAGCACCACCGCTGCCATCCTGGCCGCGATCGCGGACCCCTCCGGCCGCGAGATCCACGACCCCGCCACCGGCGAAGTCGTCGGCCGCACCGCCGAGGGGACTCCCGCCGATATCGACGCGGCTGTGTCGGCCGCACGCAAGGCTCAACCTGTCTGGGCAGAGCGCAGCTCTCAGGAGCGCAGCGACCTTCTGAGCAGGGCCGCCGACGCGATCGAAGCCTCAGCCGAGGCTCTGGCCGAGCTGCTCTCCCGCGAACAGGGCAAACCCCTCAACGGGCCCAACGCTCGTTTCGAGGTCGGGGCGTGCGCGGCCTGGCTGCGTGCGAATGCCGCGTTCGAACTCGAACCGGAGGTCCTCGTCGATGACGATGAGACCCACGCTGAACTCCATTACAAGCCCGTCGGCGTCGTCGGTGCGGTCGGGCCCTGGAACTGGCCGATGATGATCTCCGTCTGGCAGTTCGCGCCCTCGCTGAAGATGGGAAACACCGTCGTCCTCAAGCCCTCGGAGTACACACCGCTGTCCGTGCAGGCGCTCGTGGCCGTGGTCAATCAGGTGCTGCCGACTGGCGTGCTTTCCGTCGTACCCGGTGACGGGGCGGTCGGCGCCGCATTGACCAGTCACGAAGACGTCGACAAGATCATGTTCACGGGTTCGACGAAGACCGGGCAGGCGATCATGCGCACCGCTGCGGACAACCTCGCCCGCATCACGCTCGAACTCGGGGGCAACGATGCAGGCATCGTCCTCGACGATGCCGATCCGGCTCAGATCGCCGGAGATCTGTTCTGGGGCGCGTTCATCAACACCGGGCAGACATGTGCGGCGATGAAGCGGCTCTACGTCCCCGAATCGCTCTACGATCAGGTCTGCCAGGCCCTCGTCGAGGTGGCCGGACAGTCCCCGATGGGCGTAGGGCTGGAAGAAGAGAACGTGCTGGGGCCGTTGCAGAACAAGCAGCAGTACGACATCGTCGCTCGTCTCGTCGAGGCAGCCAAGAACGGGGGAGCACGCGTGCTCCTGGGCGGCGATCCCGTCGCCGATCAGCCCGGCTACTTCTACCCGACGACCCTCGTCGCCGACATCGACAACGACAACCCGCTCGTGTCCGAGGAGCAGTTCGGCCCGGTGCTGCCGATCATCAAGTACACCGACCTCGATCAGGCCATGGAGTGGGCCAATGAGCTCGAAGTCGGTCTCGGATCCTCGGTGTGGGGCACTGACCTCGACGCCTGCCGACAAGTCGCTGCCCGACTCGAGGCAGGTACTACGTGGATCAACAAGCACGGTGCCGTCGATCCCCGAGTGCCCTTCGGCGGGGTGAAGAAGTCCGGCTTCGGCCTCGAATTCGGCCTCGAGGGACTCAAACACGTGAGCGTCCCCCAAGTCATCTCCTGGTAA
- a CDS encoding APC family permease, translated as MIIAASAPLTVVAGGVPSNFAVTGLVGVPLSFVVLGTVLILFAIGYAAMSRHVHNAGAFFAYISKGLGKPAGVGAAMTALVAYNAMQIGIAGMFGFVFSSFLDTLFGISWPWWVCALIAWVIVGIMGVLRVDFSARVLGIIVGAEFLVVIVFDIIGLAHSPEGITGDGLAFDHLFAPGVGAALAFSIAAFMGFESGAIYNEEVKDPRRTAGRATVIAVSIIAIFYAFSAWAMVVGEGASKVIGRSQELGPDLMFVFLGAHAPVWFVDLGNLLFLTSLLAALVAFHNIVARYVFALGRDRVLPQSLARTSRHTGAPVAGSLVQSGLALVIIVIFAVVGSGSDDPLFPVVTLFTWLTNMGAFGLVLLMALTALAVVGFLCTKTGEYSLWTRVIAPGLSAVGLLALFVAIVINFNVLIGAEGTTILSWLLPAIVLVPGLIGTIWAVVLRSSSPGLYAGIGSGGSLG; from the coding sequence ATGATCATCGCCGCCTCGGCGCCGTTGACCGTCGTCGCCGGCGGAGTTCCCAGCAACTTCGCCGTGACCGGCCTGGTCGGGGTTCCCCTGTCGTTCGTCGTCCTCGGGACCGTACTCATCCTCTTCGCCATCGGCTATGCGGCGATGAGCCGCCACGTCCACAATGCGGGCGCCTTCTTCGCCTACATCTCGAAGGGGCTGGGCAAGCCTGCCGGAGTGGGGGCGGCGATGACCGCGCTCGTCGCCTATAACGCCATGCAGATCGGCATCGCCGGAATGTTCGGTTTCGTCTTCTCCTCCTTCCTCGACACCCTCTTCGGCATCTCCTGGCCCTGGTGGGTCTGTGCGCTCATCGCGTGGGTCATCGTCGGCATCATGGGAGTGCTGCGCGTTGACTTCTCCGCCAGAGTGCTCGGCATCATCGTCGGCGCGGAGTTCCTCGTCGTCATCGTCTTCGACATCATCGGACTCGCGCACAGCCCCGAAGGCATCACCGGCGACGGGCTCGCGTTCGACCATCTCTTCGCTCCCGGAGTCGGCGCGGCCCTGGCATTCTCGATCGCGGCCTTCATGGGCTTCGAATCCGGGGCCATCTACAACGAGGAGGTCAAGGATCCTCGTCGCACTGCCGGTCGGGCCACCGTCATCGCCGTGAGCATCATCGCGATCTTCTACGCGTTCTCAGCCTGGGCGATGGTGGTCGGCGAAGGGGCCTCGAAGGTCATCGGCCGGTCCCAGGAACTCGGGCCCGACCTCATGTTCGTCTTCCTCGGCGCACACGCCCCAGTGTGGTTCGTCGACCTCGGCAACCTGCTGTTCCTCACCTCACTGCTGGCCGCTCTCGTCGCCTTCCACAACATCGTCGCCCGCTACGTCTTCGCCCTCGGGCGAGACCGGGTCCTTCCGCAGTCGCTGGCCAGGACCTCCCGGCACACCGGTGCACCCGTGGCAGGTTCTCTCGTCCAATCAGGGCTGGCACTGGTCATCATCGTCATCTTCGCCGTGGTCGGCTCCGGCAGCGATGACCCACTGTTCCCCGTTGTCACGCTCTTCACATGGCTGACGAACATGGGCGCCTTCGGACTCGTCCTGCTCATGGCGCTGACCGCGCTCGCCGTCGTCGGATTCCTGTGCACGAAAACGGGGGAGTACTCGCTGTGGACCAGAGTCATCGCCCCCGGCCTCTCCGCAGTCGGACTCCTCGCTCTCTTCGTCGCCATCGTCATCAACTTCAATGTCCTCATCGGCGCAGAGGGCACCACGATCCTGTCCTGGCTGCTGCCGGCCATCGTTCTCGTCCCCGGACTCATCGGTACGATCTGGGCCGTCGTCCTCCGCTCGTCCTCGCCGGGCCTCTATGCAGGGATCGGATCCGGTGGAAGCCTGGGATGA
- a CDS encoding AraC-like ligand-binding domain-containing protein, with translation MLLEDTANDFDGWQGLVSDSFVPLDTEPQRRGGFRGRISARDYDSVVMSQVNANPHAVLRTPELIARARSQAHGRAAGTNYFKVSLQLDGHGLLIQDGREMALAPGSLAIYDTSRPYTLSFDSDFSSYVMMFPQSRVNLPPGTVGQLTATPIGADHQLGAVAAQVISQAGAMLPSLNRATGVRLAGNVVDLLTTVMADELSAASGDVDERQRLWADITDYIDTHLSDPHLTPSTIASAHFISVRTLHQIFEGSGETVAGEIRRRRIEKCRLDLADPGQRQTPVAAIGARWGLNDPAHFSRLFRSAVGQPPAGYRRSVHAD, from the coding sequence ATGTTGCTTGAAGACACCGCGAACGATTTCGACGGCTGGCAGGGGCTGGTCTCCGACTCGTTCGTGCCGCTCGATACCGAGCCCCAGCGCCGAGGCGGATTCCGAGGTCGCATCAGTGCGCGCGACTACGATTCTGTGGTGATGTCGCAGGTCAACGCCAATCCCCATGCCGTCCTGCGCACCCCCGAACTGATCGCCCGTGCCCGATCGCAGGCACACGGACGCGCGGCCGGTACGAACTACTTCAAGGTCTCGCTGCAGCTCGACGGGCACGGCCTGCTCATCCAGGACGGGCGAGAGATGGCCCTGGCTCCGGGATCGCTGGCCATCTACGACACGTCCCGGCCGTACACGCTCAGCTTCGATTCGGACTTCTCGTCCTACGTCATGATGTTCCCGCAGTCGCGGGTCAACCTTCCTCCCGGAACCGTCGGCCAGCTCACCGCCACCCCGATCGGTGCCGACCATCAGCTCGGAGCGGTCGCCGCCCAGGTCATCTCCCAGGCCGGAGCCATGTTGCCGAGCCTCAACCGGGCAACCGGTGTGCGGCTGGCAGGCAACGTCGTCGATCTGCTCACCACGGTGATGGCCGACGAGCTCTCGGCCGCGAGCGGCGATGTCGACGAACGGCAGCGACTGTGGGCCGATATCACCGACTACATCGATACCCACCTCTCAGATCCTCACCTCACGCCGTCGACCATCGCTTCCGCCCACTTCATCTCGGTGCGGACCCTGCACCAGATCTTCGAAGGCAGCGGGGAGACCGTGGCCGGGGAGATCCGGCGGCGCCGCATCGAGAAGTGCCGGCTCGACCTCGCCGACCCCGGGCAGCGACAAACCCCGGTGGCCGCCATCGGCGCCCGCTGGGGACTGAACGATCCGGCACACTTCTCCCGACTGTTCCGCAGCGCGGTCGGCCAGCCGCCCGCCGGGTATCGCCGCAGCGTCCACGCCGACTGA
- a CDS encoding TetR/AcrR family transcriptional regulator gives MPKIVDHDQRRLDLVQATLRLIVRQGLGGATMRDIAAEAGFANGVVKTYFGSKADLLAATYLYVFEATNARVATSTASLRGLDALRAFAHEVLPVTPELHDEARVVLSYLAEVAQDSEHARATAETMELWGAWIVSWLREADADSRLRTEIDIESEAEVFLTYLLGAQTTAIIGGHGFDFAGLRTQLDYVIARLGRQD, from the coding sequence CTGCGCCTGATCGTCCGGCAGGGCCTTGGCGGGGCGACAATGCGCGATATCGCGGCAGAGGCAGGCTTTGCCAACGGGGTCGTCAAAACGTATTTCGGTTCGAAGGCGGATCTCCTCGCGGCCACCTACCTGTACGTCTTCGAGGCCACGAACGCCAGGGTGGCGACCTCGACGGCGAGTCTGCGCGGACTCGATGCTCTGCGTGCCTTCGCGCACGAGGTGCTCCCAGTGACGCCGGAACTGCACGATGAAGCTCGCGTCGTCCTGTCCTATCTCGCCGAGGTGGCCCAGGACTCCGAGCATGCCCGCGCGACCGCTGAGACCATGGAGCTCTGGGGCGCTTGGATCGTCTCCTGGCTCCGCGAGGCCGATGCCGACTCTCGGCTGCGGACCGAGATCGACATCGAATCCGAGGCCGAGGTGTTCCTCACGTACCTCCTCGGTGCGCAGACCACCGCGATCATCGGCGGGCACGGATTCGACTTCGCTGGCCTCCGGACCCAGCTCGACTACGTCATCGCCCGACTCGGGCGGCAGGACTGA